Proteins encoded in a region of the Spiroplasma endosymbiont of Amphimallon solstitiale genome:
- a CDS encoding PPC domain-containing DNA-binding protein translates to MKIKKMIGNKYALIIEKDEMIIKTLEQFAIKENIGMAQFQMIGAITNVTLGYIPKKSTDYVKKTFLEQYELLSTIGTIIWDEKDKNKPIIHCHTTFGDDNFNVIGGHMLDAKVAIKAEVIIDILSNEKISQVIDNKSNFHIWNLS, encoded by the coding sequence ATGAAAATTAAAAAAATGATCGGAAATAAGTATGCATTAATTATTGAAAAAGATGAAATGATTATTAAAACTTTAGAGCAATTTGCTATTAAAGAAAACATAGGAATGGCACAATTCCAAATGATTGGTGCTATTACTAATGTCACTTTAGGCTATATTCCTAAAAAAAGTACTGATTATGTAAAAAAAACTTTTCTTGAACAATATGAATTGTTATCAACAATTGGAACAATCATTTGAGATGAAAAAGATAAAAATAAACCAATTATTCATTGTCATACTACTTTTGGTGATGATAATTTTAACGTAATTGGTGGTCATATGTTAGACGCGAAAGTTGCTATTAAAGCCGAAGTAATAATTGATATTTTAAGTAATGAAAAAATATCACAAGTTATTGATAATAAAAGTAATTTTCATATTTGAAATTTATCTTAA
- the fba gene encoding class II fructose-1,6-bisphosphate aldolase, with amino-acid sequence MNKFVSAKNMIDKAKAGKYAVAHFNINNLEWTRSILEVAQETKSSVILGVSEGAVKYMGGFNTVASMTLALLNDLNITIPVALHLDHGQSVDSCKKALDAGFSSVMFDGSHLDFNENIKGTKEVVAYAKKKNASVEAEAGTIGGEEDGVIGSGEIASEEDCKSLAALGIDFLAAGINNIHGKYPKNWDGLNFDVLKNLSVASNKPMVLHGGSGIPKDQVKKAINLGISKINVNTELQEVFAAAIEKYVTEGKLNEDKGFDPRKIFKPGMEAIKLKAKELLTEFGSLGKS; translated from the coding sequence ATGAATAAATTTGTTAGTGCAAAAAATATGATTGATAAAGCAAAAGCAGGTAAATATGCCGTTGCTCACTTTAATATTAATAATTTAGAATGAACAAGATCTATTCTTGAAGTTGCACAAGAAACTAAATCATCTGTTATTTTAGGTGTTTCAGAAGGTGCTGTTAAATACATGGGTGGATTTAACACAGTTGCTAGTATGACTTTAGCGTTATTGAATGATTTAAATATTACTATTCCAGTGGCATTACATTTAGATCATGGTCAATCAGTAGATTCTTGTAAGAAAGCATTAGATGCTGGTTTTAGTTCTGTTATGTTTGATGGTTCTCATTTAGATTTTAATGAAAATATAAAAGGTACCAAAGAAGTAGTTGCTTATGCTAAGAAAAAAAATGCATCTGTTGAAGCAGAAGCAGGTACTATTGGTGGTGAAGAAGATGGAGTTATTGGTAGTGGTGAGATTGCTAGTGAGGAAGATTGTAAATCATTAGCAGCTTTAGGAATTGACTTTTTAGCAGCCGGAATAAATAATATTCATGGAAAGTATCCTAAAAATTGAGATGGTTTAAATTTTGATGTATTAAAAAATTTATCAGTAGCTTCAAATAAGCCAATGGTATTACATGGTGGTTCTGGAATTCCAAAAGATCAGGTTAAAAAAGCTATTAATTTAGGAATTAGTAAAATTAATGTTAATACTGAATTACAAGAAGTGTTCGCCGCAGCTATTGAAAAATATGTTACGGAAGGAAAACTTAATGAAGATAAAGGGTTTGATCCTAGAAAAATTTTTAAGCCAGGAATGGAAGCAATTAAACTTAAAGCTAAAGAATTATTAACAGAATTTGGTTCATTAGGAAAATCTTAA
- a CDS encoding CTP synthase, translated as MNSKYIFITGGVVSSLGKGITAASLGRILKQKNIKIFMQKFDPYINVDPGTMSPYQHGEVYVTSDGAETDLDLGHYERFIDENLTKDSNITAGKVYQTVLKKERDGFYEGKTVQVVPHVTDEIKKHIFNSAINSKADVIITEIGGTVGDIESLAFIEAIRQVKNEKGHENVIVIHTTLIPYLHSVGEFKTKPSQHSVKEILSLGIQPDILVCRSETMPPDHIFDKLSLFCNIKRSYVLAIPDCDNIYKVPLSLEKQKIDEVVSELLKLNKTKPDMSEWHAIVKKLDNINQEVTVGIVAKYSNLSDAYLSVIESLKIAGYSLNTKVNYKIINAESLDSKNINSMLSPFQAIIVPGGFGNRGVEGKINAINYTRVNKVPFLGLCLGMQLACIEYARNVCNLQDANSTEFNEKTKNPIFDLLRGKNKNDQIGGTLRLGNYPTTLISDSLAKSLYKQTIIIERHRHRYEFNNSYKTLLAKNGLIFSGIYNKEDLVEVIELPKEVHPFFIASQFHPEFTSRINKPNPLFLGLIKSIIKK; from the coding sequence ATGAATTCAAAGTATATATTTATTACTGGTGGTGTTGTATCATCTTTAGGTAAAGGGATTACAGCAGCATCGCTTGGGCGTATATTAAAGCAAAAAAATATTAAGATTTTTATGCAAAAATTTGACCCTTATATTAATGTTGACCCAGGTACTATGAGTCCTTATCAACATGGTGAAGTATATGTAACTAGTGATGGTGCTGAAACTGATTTAGATTTAGGTCATTATGAACGTTTTATTGATGAAAATCTTACTAAAGACTCCAATATTACTGCTGGAAAAGTATACCAAACTGTTTTAAAAAAGGAACGTGATGGTTTTTATGAAGGGAAAACTGTACAAGTTGTACCTCATGTTACTGATGAAATTAAAAAACATATTTTTAATTCCGCAATTAATAGTAAGGCTGATGTTATTATTACCGAAATTGGTGGAACAGTTGGTGATATTGAATCATTAGCTTTTATTGAAGCCATTAGACAAGTTAAAAACGAAAAAGGTCATGAAAATGTTATTGTTATTCATACTACATTAATTCCTTATTTACATTCGGTTGGTGAATTTAAAACGAAACCCAGTCAACATTCAGTAAAAGAAATATTATCATTAGGTATTCAACCTGATATTTTGGTTTGTCGTAGTGAAACTATGCCACCTGATCATATTTTTGATAAATTATCTTTATTTTGTAATATTAAACGCAGTTATGTTTTAGCAATTCCTGATTGTGATAATATTTATAAAGTGCCATTATCTTTAGAAAAACAAAAAATTGATGAAGTAGTTTCAGAATTATTAAAATTAAATAAAACTAAACCAGATATGTCAGAATGACATGCAATTGTTAAAAAGTTAGATAATATTAATCAAGAAGTTACTGTTGGTATTGTGGCAAAATATTCGAATTTAAGTGATGCTTACTTATCAGTAATTGAATCATTGAAAATTGCAGGTTATAGTCTTAATACTAAAGTTAATTATAAAATTATTAACGCTGAAAGTTTAGATAGTAAAAACATTAATTCTATGCTTTCTCCTTTCCAAGCAATAATTGTTCCTGGTGGCTTTGGTAATCGTGGTGTTGAAGGCAAAATCAATGCAATTAATTATACTCGAGTTAATAAAGTTCCTTTCTTAGGATTATGTTTAGGTATGCAGTTAGCTTGTATTGAATATGCTCGTAATGTATGTAATTTACAAGATGCTAATTCTACTGAATTTAATGAAAAAACTAAAAATCCTATTTTTGATTTATTACGTGGCAAAAATAAAAATGATCAAATCGGGGGAACTTTAAGATTGGGTAATTATCCAACCACTTTAATTAGTGATTCATTAGCAAAATCTCTTTATAAACAAACTATTATTATTGAACGTCATCGTCATCGTTATGAATTTAATAATAGTTATAAAACATTACTTGCAAAAAATGGATTAATTTTTAGTGGTATATATAATAAAGAAGATTTGGTAGAAGTGATTGAGTTGCCAAAAGAAGTACATCCATTCTTTATTGCAAGTCAGTTTCATCCTGAGTTCACATCAAGAATTAATAAACCAAATCCTTTATTTTTAGGATTAATTAAAAGTATTATTAAAAAATAA
- the rpoE gene encoding DNA-directed RNA polymerase subunit delta, which yields MQNKQTLVEVAYSFLCKKKKSSFNEIWTHVKKQCNISKEIEEKIAGELYTGIILNTNFFLKNDKLWYPRNEVSLEEIKEHMTRVEIPNNTKEEIDSTETVTDNDETIDLSEDVEEENDDLDTIIIQPLEDSYDDE from the coding sequence ATGCAAAACAAACAAACATTAGTAGAAGTAGCATATAGTTTTTTATGCAAAAAGAAAAAAAGTAGTTTTAATGAAATTTGAACACATGTTAAAAAACAATGTAATATTTCTAAAGAAATTGAAGAAAAAATTGCTGGTGAACTTTATACTGGAATTATTTTAAATACCAATTTTTTCTTAAAAAATGATAAACTTTGATATCCACGTAATGAAGTTTCATTAGAAGAAATTAAAGAACATATGACAAGAGTAGAAATTCCAAATAATACAAAAGAAGAAATTGATAGTACTGAAACAGTTACAGATAATGATGAAACTATAGATTTAAGTGAAGACGTAGAAGAAGAAAATGATGATTTAGATACCATTATTATTCAACCATTAGAAGATAGTTATGATGATGAATAA
- the argS gene encoding arginine--tRNA ligase — protein sequence MDSYVINELTTIILDAVAFANYEIELNQVVIEINKNNDLGDYSTSIAMILAKKYKQKPLDIAEIIVKNIHQKHPLIKKIDYITPGFINININVEVFSLLLMKIINEKSLYGQSNKKNITYNIEFISANPTGLLHLGHARNAAIGDSLANILEHRGYNIVREYYINDAGNQINVLANSIFINYQNLCGNAVELPKESYRGSEILTAAQSFLKLNGNKFANKPFDETSSLIFKEFGINYMISEIKKDLKKFKVKINIWFSESFLYKENIISNLIKQFEMQGNTYQLDGAIFLKTTLFEDDKDRVIVKKDKTYTYMLPDLAYHHIKFQRSDVLINIWGADHYGYIPRIKAGLYMLNNDATKLDILCMQMVKVIDNGKEQKMSKRAGTSITLRHMIDLIGKDALRYFLVSRSVESHLDIDLALAKQQSNENPVYYAQYVHARINQIIENYPKFEIANSINLLTEQKEKELLITLDEYIIILQKIEKQHQPHLLTNYIQKLAKLFHSYYNKHKVISEDQQLTTQRLTLVLAIKQIMANALNLIGVDAPKKM from the coding sequence GTGGACAGTTATGTTATTAATGAACTCACTACTATTATTCTTGATGCAGTAGCATTTGCAAATTATGAAATAGAATTGAATCAGGTTGTTATTGAAATTAATAAAAATAATGACTTAGGTGATTATTCTACATCAATAGCAATGATATTAGCAAAAAAATATAAACAAAAACCATTAGACATTGCTGAAATTATAGTTAAAAATATTCATCAGAAACACCCATTAATTAAAAAAATTGATTATATTACTCCTGGTTTTATTAATATTAATATTAATGTTGAAGTATTTAGTTTGTTATTAATGAAAATTATTAATGAGAAATCATTATATGGTCAATCTAATAAAAAAAATATTACTTATAATATTGAATTTATTAGTGCTAATCCAACCGGACTTTTACATTTAGGACATGCAAGAAATGCGGCTATTGGTGATAGTTTAGCTAATATATTAGAACATAGAGGATATAATATAGTTAGAGAATACTATATTAATGATGCTGGTAATCAAATTAATGTTTTGGCCAATTCAATTTTCATAAATTATCAAAATCTTTGTGGCAATGCTGTTGAATTACCAAAAGAAAGTTATCGTGGTTCTGAAATTTTAACTGCTGCACAATCATTTTTGAAATTAAATGGTAATAAATTTGCAAATAAACCTTTTGATGAAACTTCTTCTTTAATTTTTAAAGAATTTGGTATTAATTATATGATTTCAGAAATTAAAAAAGATTTAAAAAAATTTAAAGTTAAAATTAATATTTGATTTTCTGAATCATTTTTATATAAAGAAAATATTATTTCTAATTTAATCAAACAATTTGAAATGCAAGGCAATACTTATCAACTTGATGGTGCTATTTTTTTAAAAACTACTTTATTTGAAGATGATAAAGATCGTGTAATTGTTAAGAAAGACAAAACTTATACATATATGCTTCCTGACTTAGCTTATCATCATATTAAATTTCAACGTAGTGATGTGTTAATTAATATTTGAGGAGCAGATCATTATGGCTATATTCCACGAATTAAAGCAGGATTATATATGCTTAATAATGATGCCACTAAACTTGATATTTTATGTATGCAAATGGTAAAGGTTATTGATAATGGTAAAGAACAAAAAATGTCAAAAAGAGCAGGAACATCAATAACTTTAAGACATATGATAGATTTAATTGGAAAGGATGCTTTACGTTATTTTTTAGTATCAAGATCAGTTGAATCACATCTTGATATTGATTTAGCACTTGCTAAACAACAATCTAACGAAAATCCTGTTTATTATGCTCAATATGTTCATGCGCGTATAAATCAAATTATAGAGAATTATCCAAAATTTGAAATTGCAAATAGTATTAATTTATTAACAGAACAAAAGGAAAAAGAATTATTGATTACATTAGATGAATATATAATTATTTTGCAAAAAATTGAAAAACAGCATCAGCCACATTTGCTTACAAATTATATTCAAAAATTAGCTAAATTATTTCATTCTTATTATAATAAACATAAAGTTATTAGTGAAGATCAACAATTAACAACTCAACGATTAACATTAGTTTTAGCAATAAAACAAATAATGGCCAATGCTTTAAATTTAATTGGTGTGGATGCGCCTAAAAAGATGTAA
- a CDS encoding HD domain-containing protein, with protein MSSNNYKVTFIRDAIHKNINISEPVIQALISCKEFQRLRWINQLGGVQIAFPNATHTRYVHSIGVYHILNRVLSEVEGSSLLTKEEKTNIKIAGLLHDLGHGPFSHTFEKIINLNVNKKENFTHEDYTCAIINDNSTEINMILKQFNININAIIGILKKDYKNYPKYQIQLVSSQLDCDRIDYLMRDGYFTGVGYGSIDIDWIITNMIIDIKKGLVFLYKAISAIENYLITRFHMYSQVYYHKSGILFDLNLQKLFSRITELYFDKTYSFKVNIHDFIAIFEGKSVEIQTYLNWTDATLIKLMQDIINFEKDNELVKISKVILFCFNWENELLLLRSQNNTNVIGVKQDLKNVLYYFKKDPIIIKTKNEEYITLEKISQILQDPIKAPNTIYFLKKK; from the coding sequence ATGTCAAGCAATAATTATAAAGTAACTTTTATTCGTGACGCTATACACAAAAATATTAATATCAGCGAACCCGTTATTCAGGCGTTAATATCTTGTAAAGAATTTCAAAGATTAAGATGAATTAATCAACTTGGTGGTGTGCAAATTGCTTTTCCTAATGCAACTCATACTAGATATGTTCATAGTATCGGTGTTTACCATATATTAAATCGTGTTCTTAGTGAAGTTGAAGGCTCTTCTTTATTAACTAAAGAGGAAAAAACAAACATTAAAATTGCTGGTTTATTACATGATTTAGGCCACGGTCCTTTTTCACATACTTTTGAAAAAATCATAAACCTTAATGTTAATAAAAAAGAAAATTTTACTCATGAAGATTATACTTGTGCTATTATTAATGATAATAGTACTGAAATTAACATGATTTTAAAACAATTTAATATTAATATTAATGCTATTATTGGTATCCTTAAGAAGGATTATAAAAATTATCCTAAATATCAAATTCAATTGGTATCATCACAATTAGATTGTGATCGTATTGATTATTTAATGCGTGATGGATATTTTACAGGAGTTGGTTATGGAAGTATTGATATTGATTGAATTATTACGAATATGATAATTGATATTAAAAAGGGTTTAGTTTTTTTATACAAGGCAATTTCTGCTATTGAAAATTATTTAATCACAAGGTTCCATATGTATTCTCAAGTTTATTATCATAAAAGTGGAATCCTTTTTGATCTTAATTTACAAAAATTATTTTCAAGAATAACTGAATTATATTTTGATAAAACTTATTCATTTAAAGTCAATATTCATGATTTTATTGCTATTTTTGAGGGAAAAAGCGTTGAAATACAAACATATTTAAATTGAACAGATGCTACTTTAATTAAGTTAATGCAAGATATTATTAATTTTGAAAAAGATAATGAGTTAGTAAAAATATCAAAAGTAATTTTATTTTGTTTTAACTGAGAAAATGAATTGTTGTTATTAAGAAGTCAAAATAACACTAATGTTATTGGGGTTAAACAAGATTTAAAAAATGTACTTTATTATTTTAAAAAAGATCCAATTATTATTAAAACAAAAAACGAAGAGTATATTACTTTAGAAAAAATCTCACAAATTTTGCAAGATCCAATTAAAGCACCAAATACAATTTATTTTTTAAAAAAGAAATAG
- the gltX gene encoding glutamate--tRNA ligase — translation MKIRVRYAPSPTGYLHIGGARTALFNYLFAKNNKGDFIVRIEDTDLERNIEDGISSQLDNLRWMGIIPDETIDLPGKYGPYKQTERLNIYIQHALILIKEKKAYYCFCTPQYLEEMRKKQADKNILAFQYDGTCSKLEQSVIEENLQNKISYAIRVKIPTNKSYKIKDLVRGNVEFNSVDLGDYIIIKSNGVATYNFAVVIDDHLMEISHVFRGEEHLSNTPKQLVIYEYFNWKMPIFAHLTLIVNNKRKKLSKRDGSIIQFIHQYRKEGYLPEAIFNFIALLGWSSHEEKEIYTKEQLIKLFTPKYLSKAPSMFDPEKLVWMNNYYIKRLNVEQYLALVTPFIKEKYNWNSKTIEWWKEVLLIYQSQLEYGSQINELVSLFFKNNFKVDIEAKTFLNDNECNLVCTAFIKKIIDCKNWTSDNIKNIINEVKKETNVNGKLLFMPIRIITTGQMHGPDLVSTIKLLGYDTIINNVKLNFKY, via the coding sequence ATGAAAATTCGTGTACGATATGCACCTAGTCCTACTGGGTATTTACATATTGGTGGTGCTAGAACAGCATTATTTAATTATTTATTTGCAAAAAATAACAAAGGAGATTTTATAGTTAGAATTGAAGATACTGATTTAGAACGTAATATTGAAGATGGAATTAGTTCACAATTAGATAATTTACGTTGAATGGGAATAATTCCTGATGAAACTATTGATTTACCAGGTAAATATGGTCCTTATAAACAAACTGAACGTTTAAATATATATATTCAACATGCATTAATACTAATAAAAGAAAAAAAAGCATATTATTGTTTTTGTACACCTCAATATCTAGAAGAAATGCGTAAGAAACAAGCAGATAAAAATATTTTAGCTTTCCAATATGATGGAACATGTTCAAAATTAGAGCAGTCTGTAATTGAAGAAAATTTACAAAATAAAATTTCATATGCTATTAGAGTTAAAATTCCCACTAATAAAAGTTATAAAATTAAAGATTTAGTTCGTGGTAATGTTGAATTTAATTCAGTAGACTTAGGAGATTATATTATTATTAAATCAAATGGAGTGGCTACTTATAATTTTGCTGTTGTTATTGATGATCATTTAATGGAAATAAGTCATGTTTTTCGTGGTGAAGAACATTTGTCAAATACACCAAAACAATTAGTTATTTATGAATATTTTAATTGGAAAATGCCAATTTTTGCCCACTTAACATTAATTGTTAATAATAAACGTAAAAAATTATCAAAACGTGATGGTAGCATTATCCAATTTATTCATCAATATCGTAAAGAAGGATATTTGCCAGAAGCAATTTTTAATTTTATTGCTTTATTAGGATGAAGTTCGCATGAAGAAAAAGAAATTTATACTAAAGAACAATTAATTAAATTATTTACCCCAAAATATTTAAGTAAAGCACCAAGTATGTTTGATCCAGAAAAATTAGTGTGAATGAATAATTATTATATTAAAAGATTAAATGTTGAACAATACTTAGCTTTAGTAACACCTTTTATTAAAGAAAAATATAATTGAAATAGCAAAACTATTGAATGATGAAAAGAAGTATTATTAATTTATCAATCACAGTTAGAATATGGTAGTCAAATTAATGAATTGGTAAGTTTATTTTTTAAAAATAATTTTAAGGTAGATATAGAAGCAAAGACTTTTTTGAATGATAATGAATGTAACTTAGTTTGTACAGCATTTATTAAAAAGATTATTGATTGTAAAAATTGAACTAGTGATAATATTAAAAACATTATTAATGAAGTTAAAAAAGAAACTAATGTTAACGGTAAATTATTATTTATGCCAATTAGAATTATTACAACAGGACAAATGCATGGACCTGATTTAGTTAGCACCATTAAACTATTAGGTTATGATACCATTATTAATAATGTGAAATTAAATTTTAAATATTAA
- the ychF gene encoding redox-regulated ATPase YchF produces MLTAGIVGLPNVGKSTLFKAITNSQVLIENYPFATIKPNIGSVPVNDSRILNLIKIFNPQKVVPTILELHDIAGLVKGASKGEGLGNQFLANIRTVDAICEVIRCFDDINVSHVENKIDPINDFEIIELELMLADQEVISKRKEKVRKKSQITRDKQGIAEVALLEKINNELNNGIAIRNQKLSSEELLMIKSYNFLTAKPIIVIANINEKDLITKTNKYVEQLQQYTSKKNITVIVVCAKTECELSELEAEEKKEMFKELNIFESGIDQIVLATYKLLNLGTYFTVGPKEVHAWTFIKGMKAPECAGIIHTDFMKGFIRLKVYNYQDIELLGSEKNVQEKGKMRVEGKNYIVEDGDICHFLFNV; encoded by the coding sequence ATGTTAACTGCTGGTATCGTTGGTTTACCTAATGTAGGTAAATCAACATTATTTAAAGCCATTACCAATTCACAAGTATTAATTGAAAACTATCCTTTTGCTACTATAAAACCAAATATTGGTAGCGTTCCAGTCAATGATTCAAGAATTTTAAATTTAATAAAAATCTTTAATCCACAAAAAGTTGTACCAACCATTTTAGAATTACATGATATTGCCGGACTTGTCAAAGGTGCTAGTAAAGGTGAAGGATTAGGTAATCAATTTCTTGCTAATATTAGAACAGTTGATGCAATATGCGAAGTTATTCGTTGTTTTGATGATATTAATGTTAGTCATGTTGAAAATAAAATTGATCCAATTAATGATTTTGAAATTATTGAATTGGAATTAATGTTAGCTGATCAAGAAGTAATAAGTAAACGAAAAGAAAAAGTTCGTAAAAAATCGCAAATAACTAGAGATAAACAAGGTATTGCTGAGGTAGCTTTATTAGAGAAAATTAATAATGAATTAAACAATGGTATTGCTATTCGTAATCAAAAGTTAAGTTCAGAAGAATTACTAATGATTAAATCTTATAATTTTTTAACTGCTAAACCAATAATTGTTATTGCTAATATTAATGAAAAAGATTTAATAACTAAAACCAATAAATATGTTGAACAATTACAACAATATACGAGCAAAAAAAATATTACTGTAATTGTTGTTTGTGCTAAGACAGAATGTGAACTTTCTGAATTAGAAGCAGAAGAAAAAAAAGAAATGTTTAAAGAGTTAAATATTTTTGAATCAGGAATTGATCAAATTGTATTAGCAACTTATAAACTATTAAATTTAGGTACTTATTTTACTGTTGGACCCAAAGAAGTTCATGCTTGAACTTTTATTAAGGGGATGAAAGCACCAGAGTGTGCTGGTATCATTCATACAGATTTCATGAAAGGTTTTATTAGACTTAAAGTTTATAATTATCAAGATATAGAATTATTGGGTAGTGAAAAAAATGTTCAGGAAAAGGGAAAAATGAGAGTTGAAGGTAAAAATTATATAGTTGAAGATGGTGATATTTGTCATTTCCTTTTTAATGTTTAG